One Candidatus Hydrogenedentota bacterium genomic region harbors:
- the mobB gene encoding molybdopterin-guanine dinucleotide biosynthesis protein B: MNLPHHWPVVGICGCSGSGKTTLIEQLVPRLLRDGLAVAVIKHNTHPFDVDHTRKDNARFFKAGATVFSHEIDQRSIRLASRDDLALFHACESMLREHDLVIVEELSASVLPAKLRLRSAKENHPPLHSQAPRAELGWNEDRVSVAHALISKLIRESMKAVPLHAGILLGGRSTRMGRPKHLMRLDDKTWLERQVAILASEVNSVCLLGEGELPGALSGHVQLPDAPGKRGPIAGITSAMRWDPRADWLFLACDMPLVTCEAVRWLLEQRIPGRWAVMPQRRESGQIEPLFAWYDHRLMAAIESVDRPISLAAHTKTALVAVPEEYDLQWVNLNTPDSLYEFDLCCRDAKIKQPD, from the coding sequence ATGAACTTGCCGCACCACTGGCCCGTGGTCGGTATCTGTGGCTGCAGCGGCTCGGGAAAGACGACACTAATCGAACAGCTTGTGCCCCGGCTGCTGCGCGATGGCCTTGCTGTTGCAGTCATAAAGCACAATACGCATCCGTTCGACGTCGACCACACGCGCAAGGACAATGCCAGGTTCTTCAAGGCAGGCGCTACGGTGTTTTCGCACGAAATCGACCAGCGCTCTATCCGTCTCGCATCCAGGGACGACCTCGCGTTGTTCCACGCCTGCGAATCAATGCTGCGCGAGCACGATCTGGTAATTGTGGAAGAACTTTCGGCCAGTGTATTACCTGCAAAACTTCGGCTCCGGTCTGCCAAGGAGAATCATCCGCCTCTCCATTCTCAGGCTCCACGTGCTGAACTCGGGTGGAATGAAGACCGCGTCAGCGTGGCCCATGCGCTCATCTCCAAGTTGATCAGAGAGTCCATGAAAGCCGTGCCGCTGCACGCAGGCATTCTTCTCGGAGGACGTTCTACCCGCATGGGACGCCCCAAGCACCTCATGCGATTGGATGACAAGACGTGGCTGGAACGGCAAGTCGCGATCCTCGCATCCGAAGTGAACTCAGTTTGTTTACTGGGTGAAGGCGAGCTTCCCGGCGCATTATCGGGACACGTTCAGTTGCCTGATGCGCCTGGTAAGCGCGGGCCGATTGCCGGTATAACCTCCGCCATGCGATGGGATCCCCGCGCTGATTGGCTCTTCCTGGCATGCGACATGCCGTTGGTCACTTGCGAGGCCGTGCGATGGCTGCTCGAGCAACGTATTCCGGGGCGTTGGGCAGTTATGCCGCAACGGCGTGAGTCAGGCCAGATCGAGCCGCTCTTCGCATGGTATGACCATCGGTTGATGGCCGCGATCGAATCAGTGGACCGCCCCATTTCTCTTGCAGCACACACGAAGACAGCCCTTGTAGCAGTTCCAGAGGAGTACGACCTGCAATGGGTGAACTTGAATACGCCTGACTCGCTTTACGAGTTCGATCTCTGTTGCCGCGACGCTAAGATCAAGCAGCCGGATTGA
- a CDS encoding MOSC domain-containing protein: MGRLEAICISERRGIQKRALRYGELIVNQGLEGDAHSGPWHRQLSLLDYSDIEWMRSKGLQNLEPGAFGENLVIAGINLASLGLGSRIRVGATAELTVTQRGKVCHNRCEIFYKAGDCIMPTRGVFVRIRTGGSVVVGDPVDVLETISPQLFQVVVLTVSDKGSRGERIDTAGPAVAQQLRDQLPSHIYTNEIVSDDQEQIEDRLKHYASGHGIDLVVAVGGTGFSPRDVTPEAVCAVVERLTPGLDEAMRRASFERTHHAMLSRATSGILGQTLILSLPGSERSAIENLNAILPALPHGLQKLRGDTTDCGPRLTNVTADPTPVAAL, encoded by the coding sequence ATGGGACGACTTGAAGCTATCTGCATCAGTGAACGAAGAGGTATACAGAAACGCGCTCTACGCTATGGTGAACTGATTGTTAACCAGGGACTGGAGGGAGACGCTCATTCCGGGCCCTGGCACCGCCAATTGAGTCTGCTGGATTATTCGGACATCGAGTGGATGCGCTCTAAGGGTCTGCAGAATCTCGAGCCCGGCGCTTTCGGCGAAAACTTGGTGATCGCAGGTATTAATTTGGCATCGCTTGGCTTGGGAAGCCGTATTCGCGTCGGCGCCACCGCGGAGTTGACTGTGACCCAACGCGGAAAGGTCTGTCACAATCGCTGCGAGATCTTCTACAAGGCAGGCGACTGCATTATGCCAACCCGCGGCGTCTTCGTCCGCATTCGAACGGGGGGAAGTGTTGTCGTGGGCGACCCCGTAGACGTGCTTGAAACCATTTCTCCCCAGTTGTTTCAGGTCGTAGTACTAACGGTGAGCGACAAGGGGTCACGGGGCGAACGCATCGACACCGCCGGCCCGGCCGTCGCTCAGCAATTACGCGATCAACTGCCGTCTCACATCTACACAAATGAGATCGTGTCTGACGACCAGGAACAAATCGAAGATCGCCTCAAGCACTATGCCAGTGGTCACGGTATCGACCTTGTTGTGGCAGTCGGAGGTACAGGATTCTCACCGCGCGACGTGACCCCGGAGGCCGTTTGCGCGGTCGTAGAACGCTTGACCCCCGGACTCGATGAGGCCATGCGTCGCGCATCTTTCGAGCGAACGCATCATGCCATGCTCAGTCGAGCAACCTCCGGAATACTTGGGCAGACTTTGATACTCTCATTACCAGGTTCGGAACGGTCGGCGATTGAGAATCTAAACGCGATTTTGCCTGCACTGCCTCACGGTCTGCAGAAACTGCGGGGCGACACCACTGACTGCGGACCGCGACTGACCAACGTGACCGCCGATCCGACTCCCGTAGCCGCGCTATGA
- the moaC gene encoding cyclic pyranopterin monophosphate synthase MoaC, with protein sequence MTNPFYSHLDDHGRVRMVDVGDKPLTRRTAKAEARVRLNPQVAAQVANTGAIAKGNVLETARIAGIMAAKRTAEIIPMCHSLMLDTVNIDICFEQQELVIVAEARCTGPTGVEMEAMTAVTVAALTVYDMCKSADKNIVITCVRLLAKSGGKSGDWTAPHLTVRED encoded by the coding sequence ATGACAAATCCTTTCTATTCCCACCTGGATGATCACGGCCGTGTCCGGATGGTAGATGTCGGCGATAAACCGCTGACTCGCCGCACCGCGAAGGCTGAGGCACGAGTTCGACTCAATCCCCAAGTGGCGGCACAAGTAGCCAACACCGGTGCAATCGCGAAAGGAAATGTGCTGGAGACGGCGCGTATCGCTGGAATCATGGCGGCAAAACGTACCGCCGAGATTATCCCCATGTGTCACTCGCTCATGCTGGATACCGTGAATATCGATATCTGCTTCGAGCAACAAGAATTGGTCATTGTGGCTGAAGCCCGTTGCACTGGGCCGACGGGGGTCGAAATGGAGGCGATGACGGCGGTCACGGTTGCGGCTCTAACTGTATATGACATGTGCAAATCTGCCGACAAGAACATCGTCATTACGTGCGTTCGCCTGCTGGCAAAGTCTGGCGGGAAATCCGGAGATTGGACAGCACCCCATCTGACGGTGCGGGAGGACTGA